The Pseudomonas kermanshahensis genome includes a window with the following:
- a CDS encoding SDR family NAD(P)-dependent oxidoreductase: MSEARTIVITGAANGIGRAVAENFAAQAEHLLILLDRDLATLQRWVTEGEFAARIETHQANIADLASLQLLFKGLANRVGFVDVLVNSAGVCDENEPEDLDNWHKVISINLNGTFYVTSLCLPLMADGGRIVNMSSILGRAGKVRNTAYCASKHGIIGMTKALALDLAPRRITVNAILPAWIDTPMLQGELAAQARIAGITPEQILRNAKKKLPLRRFIQGDEVAAMVRYLASPQASGVTAQSLMIDGGAGLGM, encoded by the coding sequence ATGAGCGAGGCACGCACGATTGTGATTACCGGCGCGGCCAATGGTATTGGCCGCGCCGTCGCGGAAAATTTTGCAGCACAGGCCGAGCACCTTTTGATCTTGCTTGATCGGGATCTGGCAACCTTGCAGAGGTGGGTCACCGAGGGCGAATTTGCCGCTCGCATCGAAACCCATCAAGCGAACATCGCCGATCTCGCCAGCCTGCAACTGCTGTTCAAGGGCCTGGCCAACCGGGTCGGCTTTGTCGATGTGCTGGTCAACAGCGCCGGGGTCTGCGACGAGAACGAACCCGAAGACCTCGACAACTGGCACAAGGTAATTTCGATCAACCTCAACGGCACCTTTTACGTCACCTCGTTGTGCCTGCCACTGATGGCGGATGGTGGGCGGATCGTCAACATGTCGTCGATCCTCGGCCGAGCGGGCAAGGTCCGCAACACCGCTTACTGCGCCTCCAAGCACGGCATCATCGGCATGACCAAAGCCTTGGCGCTGGACCTGGCGCCACGGCGAATCACCGTCAATGCCATCCTGCCCGCCTGGATCGACACACCGATGCTGCAAGGCGAATTGGCGGCTCAAGCGCGCATCGCCGGGATCACCCCCGAGCAAATCCTGCGCAATGCCAAGAAGAAGTTGCCCCTGCGGCGCTTCATTCAGGGCGACGAAGTGGCGGCCATGGTCCGTTATCTGGCGAGCCCGCAAGCGAGTGGTGTCACGGCGCAAAGCCTGATGATCGACGGCGGTGCCGGGTTGGGAATGTAG
- a CDS encoding aminotransferase class III-fold pyridoxal phosphate-dependent enzyme encodes MDYRDFVRPKFVGLLQALGLECEFQRALGSQLFYRNPKGDMVTVTDFLGGYGAALFGHNDPQFVDQLCALLRSDVPFNAQMSIRGAAGQLGRELSDAFNRELKNTERYISTFSNSGAEAVEIAVKHAEFRRQKSLQKQFDDIDFTLASLTASERAYRELDVADLDLPAGVLPATLNSVTLRQVVEAVRQHNLAQLHIEPVFVALRGSFHGKLVNTVQLTYGRQYRAPFARFGLNVEFIDPQQPHQLQELPARHTHHWLSLQWDGEHLNVLQLPFSAITAVLMEPIQGEGGINEFAAEFYLGLRRLCNEQQCPLVVDEVQSGFGRAGTFLASSQFNLQGDYYCLSKALGGGLMKIAATVIRSSHYEGEFSYIHSSTFAEDDPSCHIALSALRRLFANDDAMLKDVRTKGAYLKASLNELKMAYPDVIADVRGRGLLVGLELHDLSVSSSLVQASAQYNDALGYLIAGYLLQFEALRVAPSGSNSNVIRLEPPACITLSEIDGLIGALQRVCDMLRRGDALPLAAGICADSIPAVPVRQDDFRVAEPVENIDAKVEVVARVAFINHLIDADILGDVDPSLAALSPEQKRTFINRTKPERRAVPVGPVIIRSRLGMAVEFTLYPLCMDSDAMAEYILSGDLDSIREEVGRRVTDARADGCNIAGLGMYTSIVTHNCQALKIADMALTSGNALTIGMGLEAIEQGCVQQGLALREQTAAVVGAAGNVASTYASVLSATVDHLILIGSGRDGSVRRLEKTAQQIYADAARSILKGTAEHDRLAQRLLTLEGFRGLLHSHGQKADLGLHIARLVDERLGANAFITVTNDLDALKGARIVLCAANAPQPFLGAEHFAERSVICDIAVPLNVHQGLPSQREDVLYMHGGIVQTPFDDGLAPNVRAYLKKGQLYACMAESVLMGLSGMSQHGSYGDISREQVQQVRALAATHGFTLAQFKTQNSL; translated from the coding sequence ATGGATTATCGCGATTTCGTTCGGCCCAAATTCGTCGGCCTGCTCCAGGCACTGGGCCTGGAGTGTGAGTTTCAGCGCGCCCTCGGTAGCCAGTTGTTCTACCGCAACCCCAAGGGCGACATGGTCACGGTCACCGACTTTCTCGGCGGTTACGGTGCGGCACTGTTCGGCCACAACGACCCACAATTTGTCGATCAGCTATGTGCGCTGCTGCGCAGCGACGTGCCATTCAACGCACAAATGTCGATCCGCGGTGCGGCCGGGCAATTGGGGCGAGAGCTCAGCGACGCCTTCAATCGCGAACTGAAGAACACCGAACGTTATATTTCGACTTTCTCCAACAGTGGCGCGGAGGCGGTGGAAATTGCCGTCAAGCACGCGGAGTTCCGTCGCCAGAAGAGCCTGCAAAAGCAGTTCGACGACATCGATTTCACCCTGGCCAGCCTGACCGCCAGCGAACGCGCTTACCGCGAGCTGGATGTGGCGGACCTCGACCTGCCTGCAGGTGTCTTGCCGGCCACCCTGAACAGCGTGACCTTGCGTCAGGTGGTTGAAGCCGTTCGCCAACACAACCTGGCGCAGTTGCACATCGAACCGGTATTCGTCGCCCTGCGCGGCAGCTTCCACGGCAAATTGGTCAATACCGTGCAACTGACCTATGGCCGTCAGTACCGCGCGCCGTTTGCCCGTTTTGGTCTGAACGTCGAGTTCATCGACCCACAGCAGCCCCATCAGTTGCAGGAATTGCCGGCCCGGCACACGCACCATTGGTTGAGCCTGCAATGGGACGGCGAACACCTGAACGTGCTGCAACTGCCGTTCAGTGCGATTACCGCCGTGTTGATGGAACCGATTCAGGGCGAAGGCGGTATCAACGAGTTCGCGGCCGAGTTCTACCTGGGGCTGCGCAGGCTGTGTAACGAGCAACAATGCCCGCTGGTGGTCGATGAAGTGCAGTCGGGTTTTGGTCGCGCCGGGACGTTTCTTGCCAGCAGCCAGTTCAACCTGCAAGGCGACTATTACTGCCTGTCCAAGGCCCTTGGCGGCGGCTTGATGAAGATCGCCGCGACGGTGATCCGCAGCAGCCACTACGAAGGCGAGTTCAGCTACATCCACAGCTCGACCTTCGCCGAGGACGATCCGTCCTGCCATATCGCGCTGTCGGCATTGCGCCGGTTGTTCGCCAATGACGACGCGATGCTCAAAGACGTACGTACCAAGGGCGCCTACCTCAAAGCCTCGCTCAATGAACTGAAGATGGCCTATCCGGATGTGATCGCCGATGTGCGCGGGCGTGGCTTGCTGGTGGGTTTGGAATTGCACGACTTGAGTGTCAGCAGCTCGCTGGTACAGGCGTCGGCCCAGTACAACGATGCCTTGGGTTACTTGATCGCCGGTTACCTGTTGCAATTCGAAGCGTTGCGGGTAGCACCGTCAGGCAGCAATTCCAATGTGATTCGCCTGGAGCCGCCAGCCTGTATCACCTTGAGCGAAATCGACGGGCTGATCGGTGCCCTGCAACGGGTCTGCGACATGCTGCGCCGTGGCGATGCGTTGCCGTTGGCGGCAGGTATCTGCGCGGACTCGATTCCCGCCGTGCCAGTCCGTCAGGACGATTTTCGGGTGGCCGAGCCCGTTGAAAACATCGATGCCAAGGTCGAAGTCGTCGCTCGGGTAGCGTTCATCAACCACCTGATCGATGCAGATATCCTCGGTGACGTCGATCCCTCGCTGGCAGCCCTGAGCCCGGAACAAAAACGCACGTTCATCAACCGCACCAAGCCTGAACGCCGCGCTGTGCCAGTGGGCCCGGTGATCATTCGGTCGCGCCTCGGCATGGCGGTGGAGTTCACCTTGTACCCGCTGTGCATGGATTCGGATGCCATGGCCGAGTACATCCTCAGCGGTGACCTGGACAGCATCCGCGAAGAAGTCGGCAGACGTGTCACCGATGCCCGCGCCGATGGCTGCAACATCGCCGGCCTCGGGATGTACACCTCGATCGTCACCCACAATTGTCAAGCGCTGAAGATTGCCGACATGGCGTTGACGTCCGGCAATGCCCTGACCATCGGCATGGGGCTCGAAGCCATCGAGCAAGGCTGTGTACAGCAAGGTCTGGCACTGCGCGAGCAAACTGCTGCCGTTGTCGGTGCCGCCGGTAACGTTGCGTCGACCTATGCTTCGGTGCTGTCCGCCACCGTCGATCACCTGATTCTAATTGGCAGCGGTCGTGACGGCTCGGTTCGGCGCCTGGAGAAAACTGCGCAACAGATTTACGCCGACGCGGCCCGTTCGATCCTCAAAGGCACGGCCGAACACGACCGGTTGGCGCAGCGACTGCTGACCCTTGAAGGTTTTCGTGGCTTGTTGCACTCACATGGACAAAAAGCCGACCTCGGTTTGCACATCGCCCGTCTGGTGGATGAGCGCCTTGGCGCGAACGCCTTCATCACAGTCACCAACGATCTCGACGCCCTCAAGGGCGCACGGATCGTCCTGTGCGCTGCCAATGCGCCTCAGCCGTTCCTCGGTGCCGAACATTTCGCCGAGCGCAGCGTGATTTGCGATATCGCCGTGCCGCTGAACGTCCATCAAGGCCTGCCGAGCCAACGCGAAGACGTGCTCTACATGCACGGCGGCATCGTCCAGACGCCGTTCGACGACGGCCTGGCGCCCAACGTGCGGGCCTACCTGAAAAAAGGCCAGCTGTATGCGTGCATGGCCGAGTCGGTGTTGATGGGCTTGTCTGGTATGAGCCAGCACGGTTCCTACGGCGATATCAGCCGTGAGCAAGTTCAGCAGGTCCGCGCACTCGCCGCGACCCACGGCTTCACCCTCGCGCAATTCAAAACTCAAAACTCACTTTAA
- a CDS encoding efflux RND transporter permease subunit, producing MERYLNFVERYARAIVFVLVAITAYFTYTLGALMSDTNPYLLKDTHPARKTIIDLQREFTGTYDSVMVALSNPESVFNTTSLNAQFELSQAIRRLMLANDEDRVELQRIVGLHSGDPDAQSLLVQILAEGFSQNDYAAAKALRDHGIARHWDSHDLQFLSFLAERLNPIQEMASMADLENISLSADGELWIHKTLHALDMDPIKVEAQIMGNEQMVGGVVSADKKVAMVVAELGTKQDDAQAQLRAYHQVREIIAKYQAAHPEFTDEVFIAGMPIFIAAQQEIIDHDLAMLFPIVFLLVTSLLVFFFRKPLGVVLPLFNILFCTIWTLGLMALLHVPMDLLTSVLPVFLFTICCADAIHVMAEYYEQLNSGKSFREANRETQRLMVTPVVLTTVTTIATFLISTTNNIVSIRNFGVFMSIGLTAALIISLLLIPAWISIWGKDAVPRKVQLKESLISYYLVVFCAWLIRWRKPVLLVTLPLLAMMTVFTFKVDIEDSGIAYFKKDSPVRMSDEFINRAGVAGTSPGWIAFDTKTPRGALTTETVQFLERLDQFIKAQPNVSYTYSVATYIKRMNLVLNDMNPAFLRVPQAVEQVTVVDDDGNPETFDVDGNSLIEQHIMMFENGGGTDLQNVLNADYSKAVTLFTMTSSVAGDYQAMLDKLDAWLVINKPANLHVTHAGTPYIWTGVLQEITQGQVLSFSLALLAVTLMMMFWLKSVRLGILGMLTLLTTSVTVYGSMYLLDIELNIGTTLVTFLVVGVVDYAVHLLSRIKMLVHKGIEIDEAILAAMQGVGRSTVVNVVIFSMGFVALLFSAYKPVIDLGVLVILALSSSGFMTILLVTLISPWFFASIVPQPAVQEGEQPGGETVPG from the coding sequence ATGGAAAGATACCTGAACTTCGTCGAGCGCTATGCGCGGGCAATTGTGTTCGTGCTGGTGGCGATCACCGCCTACTTCACCTACACCCTCGGCGCGCTGATGTCGGACACCAATCCGTATCTGCTCAAGGACACTCACCCGGCGCGCAAGACGATCATTGATTTGCAGCGTGAGTTCACCGGCACGTATGACTCGGTCATGGTGGCGCTGAGCAACCCGGAGAGTGTCTTCAACACCACGTCGCTGAACGCCCAGTTCGAGCTGTCCCAGGCCATACGCCGGTTGATGCTGGCGAACGATGAGGACCGTGTCGAACTGCAGCGCATCGTCGGCCTCCACAGTGGCGACCCTGATGCCCAGAGTTTGCTGGTGCAGATCCTCGCCGAGGGTTTTTCGCAGAACGATTACGCTGCCGCCAAAGCGCTGCGCGACCATGGGATTGCCCGGCACTGGGACAGCCATGACCTGCAGTTCCTGAGCTTTCTTGCCGAGCGGCTCAACCCGATCCAGGAAATGGCCTCGATGGCTGACTTGGAAAACATCAGCTTGAGTGCCGATGGCGAGTTGTGGATCCACAAGACCCTGCACGCGCTGGATATGGACCCGATCAAGGTTGAAGCGCAGATCATGGGCAATGAGCAGATGGTCGGTGGCGTCGTTTCGGCGGACAAGAAAGTCGCCATGGTCGTCGCCGAACTGGGCACCAAACAGGACGACGCTCAGGCCCAGTTGCGTGCCTATCACCAGGTCCGTGAGATCATCGCGAAGTACCAGGCCGCTCACCCGGAGTTCACCGATGAGGTGTTTATCGCCGGCATGCCGATCTTCATCGCGGCCCAGCAGGAAATCATCGATCACGACCTGGCGATGCTGTTCCCGATCGTGTTCCTGTTGGTGACCTCTCTGCTGGTTTTCTTCTTTCGCAAACCACTTGGCGTGGTGCTGCCGCTGTTCAATATCCTGTTCTGCACCATCTGGACCCTTGGCCTGATGGCGTTGCTGCATGTGCCGATGGACTTGCTCACCAGTGTCTTGCCGGTGTTCCTGTTCACCATCTGTTGTGCCGACGCGATCCACGTCATGGCCGAGTATTACGAACAGCTCAATTCGGGTAAGTCGTTCCGCGAAGCCAACCGTGAAACCCAGCGCCTGATGGTCACGCCCGTGGTTCTGACAACGGTCACGACTATTGCGACGTTCTTGATTTCCACCACCAACAACATTGTCAGCATCCGCAACTTTGGCGTGTTCATGTCCATCGGCCTGACCGCGGCGCTGATCATCTCGTTGCTACTGATTCCGGCGTGGATTTCGATCTGGGGCAAAGATGCCGTACCGCGCAAAGTGCAACTCAAAGAGTCGCTGATCTCCTACTATCTGGTGGTGTTCTGTGCCTGGCTGATTCGCTGGCGCAAGCCTGTATTGCTGGTGACCCTGCCGTTGTTGGCGATGATGACAGTGTTCACGTTCAAGGTAGATATCGAAGACTCGGGCATTGCCTACTTCAAGAAGGACAGCCCGGTGCGGATGTCCGACGAGTTCATCAACCGGGCCGGAGTCGCGGGTACATCCCCGGGCTGGATCGCTTTCGACACCAAGACTCCGCGTGGCGCGCTGACCACTGAAACCGTGCAGTTCCTCGAGCGTCTGGACCAGTTCATCAAGGCCCAGCCGAACGTGAGTTACACCTATTCGGTGGCGACCTACATCAAGCGCATGAACCTCGTGCTCAACGACATGAACCCTGCTTTCCTGCGGGTGCCGCAGGCAGTGGAGCAGGTGACGGTGGTCGATGATGACGGGAACCCGGAGACCTTCGATGTCGACGGCAACTCGCTCATCGAGCAACACATCATGATGTTCGAGAACGGTGGCGGCACCGACTTGCAGAACGTGCTCAATGCCGATTACTCGAAGGCGGTGACGCTGTTTACCATGACCTCCTCTGTGGCGGGCGATTACCAGGCGATGCTCGATAAACTGGACGCCTGGCTGGTCATCAACAAACCGGCCAACCTGCACGTCACCCATGCCGGTACGCCGTACATATGGACCGGTGTGTTGCAGGAAATCACCCAAGGTCAGGTGCTGAGCTTCTCGCTGGCGTTGCTGGCCGTGACCTTGATGATGATGTTCTGGCTCAAGTCAGTACGCCTGGGTATCCTCGGCATGCTGACGTTGCTCACCACGTCGGTGACGGTGTACGGCAGCATGTACCTGTTGGATATCGAGTTGAACATCGGTACCACACTGGTGACGTTCCTGGTGGTGGGCGTCGTGGATTACGCCGTTCACCTGTTGTCACGGATCAAGATGCTGGTGCACAAGGGCATCGAGATCGACGAGGCCATCCTGGCGGCCATGCAGGGCGTCGGGCGCTCGACGGTGGTCAACGTCGTGATCTTCTCGATGGGCTTTGTCGCGCTGCTGTTCTCCGCCTACAAACCCGTCATTGACTTGGGTGTATTGGTAATACTGGCGCTGTCATCCAGCGGCTTCATGACCATTTTGTTGGTCACGCTGATTTCGCCGTGGTTCTTTGCCTCGATTGTGCCGCAGCCAGCCGTGCAAGAGGGCGAGCAGCCGGGGGGTGAGACGGTGCCAGGGTAA
- a CDS encoding DUF1302 family protein produces the protein MARLELNRGLLAALVSLGSPVAIAEWLPAHHEAEIGVATAVRLHGDDQVTQKAVYLKFSLEDAWDSGYYKAKGRARYDFRYDGNNPYSAQARDDYRATADWRHLYWGLYVGDGELTVGWQQVVWGRADELRVLDQINPLDYREGVIGLLEDSRIAVPMIRLVQPVAEWELEALVITDFVKNQAPAVGSEFDAPIFATPDPQMFVVDSRPGYDGHSGFGYGASANGRIGTVDVSFVALNARQQDPVYAVEGQTEEGLIRLERQFPRYSMGGAGVAIDAGHSIVVRSEVAYFDNWRVTDPYRAYGSDQTAMTKSLLGVDYLLRDWLISTQWQHQRLLDWQPGMVQDKRDDLFTVSAEGSQFQDRLKTRLVFGMSPPAQDDSFVQGIFTYKPVDWLKLGLEVDVFFGKPDRQFGAYANRDQVRLSAGYLF, from the coding sequence ATGGCTCGACTGGAATTGAACCGCGGCCTTTTGGCCGCGCTGGTCAGCCTCGGCTCGCCAGTGGCGATTGCCGAGTGGTTGCCGGCGCATCATGAAGCGGAGATCGGCGTTGCCACGGCCGTGCGTCTGCACGGTGACGACCAGGTCACGCAAAAGGCCGTGTACCTCAAGTTCAGCCTGGAGGATGCCTGGGACAGCGGCTACTACAAGGCCAAGGGCCGAGCCCGTTACGACTTCCGTTATGACGGCAACAACCCATACAGCGCGCAAGCCCGGGACGATTACCGGGCAACTGCCGATTGGCGGCACCTTTACTGGGGGCTCTACGTTGGTGACGGCGAGCTGACGGTGGGCTGGCAGCAAGTGGTGTGGGGGCGTGCAGATGAATTACGGGTGCTCGATCAGATCAACCCGCTGGATTATCGCGAGGGTGTGATCGGTCTGTTGGAAGACAGCCGCATCGCCGTGCCGATGATTCGCCTAGTGCAGCCGGTCGCCGAGTGGGAGCTGGAAGCGCTGGTGATCACTGATTTTGTGAAAAACCAGGCGCCGGCCGTCGGCAGCGAGTTCGATGCACCGATCTTTGCCACGCCCGATCCGCAGATGTTTGTGGTCGATTCGCGGCCCGGTTATGACGGTCACAGTGGCTTCGGTTACGGCGCCAGTGCCAACGGCCGGATCGGCACGGTGGATGTCAGCTTCGTTGCCCTCAACGCCCGCCAACAGGACCCGGTTTACGCCGTCGAAGGCCAGACCGAAGAGGGCCTGATTCGCCTCGAACGGCAATTCCCGCGCTATTCCATGGGCGGCGCCGGTGTGGCCATCGATGCCGGCCACAGCATCGTGGTACGCAGTGAAGTCGCCTACTTCGACAATTGGCGCGTCACCGATCCTTACCGCGCTTACGGCAGCGACCAGACGGCGATGACCAAGTCGCTGCTGGGCGTCGATTACCTATTGCGGGACTGGCTGATCTCGACGCAGTGGCAACATCAGCGGCTGCTCGACTGGCAGCCCGGTATGGTCCAGGACAAACGCGACGACCTGTTCACCGTGTCTGCCGAAGGCTCGCAGTTCCAGGATCGCCTCAAGACCCGTCTGGTTTTCGGCATGTCGCCGCCAGCGCAGGACGACAGTTTCGTTCAGGGGATCTTCACCTACAAACCGGTGGACTGGCTCAAGTTGGGGCTCGAAGTCGATGTGTTCTTCGGCAAGCCCGACCGCCAGTTCGGTGCGTACGCCAACCGCGACCAGGTGCGCTTGTCCGCCGGTTATCTGTTCTGA
- a CDS encoding SDR family NAD(P)-dependent oxidoreductase, with the protein MAQKIAVVTGGSRGIGKSIVLALAGAGYQVAFSYVRDEASAAALQAQVEGLGRECLAVQCDVKDAQRIQAFFERVEQRFERIDLLVNNAGVTRDGLLATQSLSDITEVIQTNLVGTLLCCQQVLPCMMRQRSGCIVNLSSVAAQKPGKGQSNYAAAKGGVDALTRALAVELAPRNIRVNAVAPGIVSTDMSEALVGAHEQEIQSRLLIKRFARPEEIADAVLYLAERGLYVTGEVLSVNGGLKML; encoded by the coding sequence ATGGCTCAGAAAATAGCTGTCGTGACTGGCGGAAGCCGCGGCATTGGCAAGTCCATCGTGCTGGCCCTGGCCGGCGCGGGTTATCAGGTTGCCTTCAGTTATGTCCGTGACGAGGCGTCAGCCGCTGCCTTGCAAGCGCAGGTCGAAGGGCTCGGCCGGGAGTGCCTGGCCGTGCAGTGTGATGTCAAGGATGCGCAGCGCATTCAGGCGTTTTTTGAACGGGTCGAGCAACGTTTCGAGCGTATCGACTTGTTGGTCAACAACGCCGGTGTTACCCGTGACGGTTTGCTCGCCACGCAATCGTTGAGCGACATCACCGAGGTCATCCAGACCAACCTGGTCGGCACGTTGTTGTGCTGTCAGCAGGTGCTGCCCTGCATGATGCGCCAACGCAGCGGGTGCATCGTCAACCTCAGTTCGGTGGCCGCGCAAAAGCCCGGCAAGGGCCAGAGCAACTACGCCGCCGCCAAAGGTGGTGTAGACGCATTGACACGCGCACTGGCGGTGGAGTTGGCGCCGCGCAACATCCGGGTCAACGCGGTGGCGCCCGGCATCGTCAGCACCGACATGAGCGAAGCCCTGGTCGGCGCCCATGAGCAGGAAATCCAGTCGCGGCTGTTGATCAAACGGTTCGCCCGGCCTGAAGAAATTGCCGACGCGGTGCTGTATCTGGCCGAGCGCGGCCTGTACGTCACGGGCGAAGTCTTGTCCGTCAACGGCGGATTGAAAATGCTATGA
- a CDS encoding beta-ketoacyl synthase N-terminal-like domain-containing protein, translated as MKQAVAIAGAGCVLPSGWGVESFWAAANEGRSAITALNARRFSSERVVAFGQIQDQDHQRSRQDLAQNLQRYCTPAVIWGVSAVRQALEEAGLANEQPDVRFGLYCCQGGYTHPSLESYAELLLGCRQDGVADMAAFAKRILQDRAQDPFLVLKGLSNCLLGVTSLALKLVGECNAYMQGVAGNLAALREATAALQDGRIDAAIVVGAGSELDALALSGLVQAGVISANGSNTLLPFDLRGTGGIAGEGAAALVLRRREDLPAGPQACLADMTAHATLGRLSLPDSATDVLVCSGTGDAHKDRVLCQTLALARASHITSGLAINGILSAAPSLVDLILARCALQAQSVPPIAGLQQPVANLPFIRGAPHAGSLAHCLVLNRDDNGFSAAYQVLYSAQVTQD; from the coding sequence ATGAAACAGGCGGTCGCGATTGCCGGTGCGGGTTGCGTGTTGCCCAGCGGCTGGGGTGTCGAGTCTTTCTGGGCGGCCGCGAACGAAGGGCGCAGTGCAATTACGGCGCTGAACGCCCGAAGGTTCAGCAGCGAACGGGTGGTGGCGTTCGGCCAAATTCAGGATCAGGACCACCAACGCAGCCGACAAGACCTTGCGCAAAACCTTCAGCGTTACTGCACGCCGGCAGTGATCTGGGGTGTCAGCGCGGTACGTCAGGCGTTGGAAGAAGCAGGCCTGGCCAATGAACAGCCGGATGTCCGTTTCGGTTTGTATTGCTGTCAGGGCGGCTACACCCATCCGTCTCTGGAATCCTATGCCGAGTTGTTGCTCGGCTGTCGGCAAGACGGCGTCGCTGACATGGCGGCGTTCGCCAAACGGATCCTGCAAGACCGTGCCCAGGACCCTTTTCTGGTGCTCAAAGGCTTGAGCAACTGCTTGCTGGGTGTTACCAGCCTGGCGCTGAAACTGGTGGGGGAGTGCAACGCCTATATGCAAGGTGTCGCCGGCAACCTGGCAGCCTTGCGTGAGGCTACGGCCGCTTTGCAGGATGGCCGAATTGACGCGGCAATCGTTGTCGGTGCGGGCAGCGAGCTGGATGCCCTGGCGCTGTCCGGGTTGGTCCAGGCGGGGGTGATCAGCGCCAACGGCTCGAACACTCTGCTGCCGTTTGACCTTCGGGGCACCGGCGGCATTGCCGGGGAGGGCGCTGCAGCATTGGTGCTGCGCCGGCGCGAAGACCTGCCAGCGGGTCCTCAGGCGTGCCTCGCCGACATGACAGCCCATGCCACCCTCGGTCGCTTGAGCCTGCCCGACAGCGCAACCGATGTGTTGGTGTGCAGCGGCACCGGCGATGCGCACAAAGACCGCGTGTTGTGCCAGACGCTGGCCCTTGCGCGCGCCTCCCACATCACCAGCGGGTTGGCGATCAACGGCATTCTCAGCGCGGCGCCGAGCCTGGTGGATCTGATACTTGCGCGTTGCGCATTGCAGGCCCAAAGCGTGCCGCCGATCGCCGGTTTGCAGCAGCCAGTGGCGAACCTGCCGTTTATTCGGGGTGCGCCCCATGCCGGGAGCCTTGCGCATTGCCTGGTGCTGAACCGTGACGACAACGGATTCAGCGCCGCCTATCAAGTGCTCTACAGCGCACAGGTCACTCAAGACTGA
- a CDS encoding MerR family transcriptional regulator, with amino-acid sequence MYIGKAAQLSGTTVKSIRHYEEIGLLPPPQREGKYRIYSQQSVELLTFIKCAQQLGFKLKEMQAILQDHRGQELPWDLAMQAIDNKKQELMGQIQALQQVHDGLVEFELSLKDAQMQCQFEHLAKAR; translated from the coding sequence ATGTACATCGGCAAAGCCGCCCAGCTGTCGGGCACCACCGTCAAAAGCATTCGACATTACGAAGAAATCGGCCTGTTGCCCCCTCCGCAACGCGAAGGCAAGTACCGCATCTACAGCCAGCAAAGCGTAGAGCTGCTGACCTTCATCAAATGCGCTCAGCAACTCGGTTTCAAGCTCAAGGAAATGCAGGCCATTCTGCAGGATCATCGCGGCCAGGAGCTGCCCTGGGATCTGGCCATGCAGGCCATCGATAACAAAAAGCAGGAATTGATGGGGCAGATCCAGGCCTTGCAGCAAGTGCATGACGGCTTGGTTGAGTTTGAGCTGAGCCTCAAAGATGCTCAGATGCAATGCCAGTTCGAACACTTGGCAAAAGCCCGCTGA
- a CDS encoding outer membrane lipoprotein-sorting protein codes for MLPIFKTLTVSALLLSAAATLAAETRTADDIIRQARDRDDGKSFMSQVSLILIDKQGNSRIREFSYLQKDYPDSDKFTMYFSAPSDVRDVAFHIENPREALGLEDSQWMYLPVSRQTRRISTTDKRGAFMGSDYSYADLDKIRAEDYRQTLVGEEQLQGRDCYVIEREPATPAVLAKTGYNKLKVWVDKKNSLVLRQDFFDVKGVMFKQMRTLKTETIDQIDSITLSETEDFIAGTRSQLRFNQLQYNVALDDRLFTQTAIKRGLKAGDLPEYAVSAR; via the coding sequence ATGTTGCCCATCTTCAAGACCCTGACGGTAAGCGCACTGCTGCTGAGCGCCGCTGCCACCCTGGCAGCTGAAACACGCACGGCCGACGACATCATTCGCCAGGCCCGGGACCGCGATGACGGCAAGAGCTTCATGTCCCAGGTGTCCCTGATCCTGATCGACAAGCAAGGTAACAGCCGCATCCGCGAGTTCAGCTACCTGCAAAAGGATTACCCGGACAGCGACAAATTCACCATGTATTTCTCCGCGCCGAGTGATGTGCGTGACGTCGCCTTCCACATCGAAAACCCGCGCGAGGCCCTGGGCCTCGAAGACAGCCAATGGATGTATTTGCCGGTCAGCCGACAGACCCGAAGGATTTCCACCACCGACAAACGCGGGGCGTTCATGGGTAGCGACTACTCCTATGCCGACCTCGACAAGATTCGCGCCGAAGACTATCGCCAAACGCTGGTTGGCGAAGAGCAGTTGCAGGGCCGCGATTGCTACGTGATCGAGCGTGAGCCGGCGACGCCTGCCGTTCTGGCCAAGACCGGCTACAACAAGCTCAAGGTCTGGGTTGATAAGAAGAACTCACTGGTATTACGCCAGGACTTCTTCGATGTAAAAGGTGTGATGTTCAAGCAGATGCGCACCCTGAAGACTGAAACCATCGACCAGATCGACAGCATTACCCTCAGCGAAACCGAGGACTTCATCGCCGGTACGCGCTCTCAGCTGCGCTTCAACCAGTTGCAGTACAACGTCGCGCTGGACGACCGCCTGTTCACGCAGACCGCGATCAAACGGGGGCTGAAAGCCGGCGACTTGCCGGAATACGCCGTGTCTGCCCGCTAA